A single region of the Solwaraspora sp. WMMD406 genome encodes:
- a CDS encoding acetamidase/formamidase family protein — translation MLQPHQGPIAGAHYLPTTPDTCLWGRLPNRTHAPVLRVRSGETVTIDTLSHEGILEDQGRDPVGYLKQYDVPADQVLTDARDLAASDVAHDYDDDGPHVVTGPISVDGAEPGDLLRVDVLDLTIRAPYGFVSSRHGYGALPGEFPLTPIDTGADSDPREYGSVCHFTEVVSSGGRLYGVLPFGEGRAARFPLAPFLGLMGVAVDTDDMVHSVPPGGHGGNLDINELQVGSRLYLPVQLPDAGFYAGDPHYAQGDGEVALTALEAPLRATVRLTVIPAAQAATLVGAGEAPLAETATHWIPVGLDADLNEAMRRAVRAAVDFLARTQGMPRDTALAYLSAAADFEVSQVVDAVKGVHCMIRKADFPTQI, via the coding sequence ATGCTCCAGCCGCACCAGGGCCCGATCGCCGGTGCCCACTACCTGCCGACCACGCCCGACACCTGCCTGTGGGGTCGGCTACCCAACCGCACCCACGCCCCCGTGCTGCGGGTGCGATCCGGCGAGACCGTGACCATCGACACCCTCAGCCACGAAGGAATCCTCGAAGACCAGGGCCGCGACCCGGTCGGCTACCTCAAGCAGTACGACGTACCGGCCGATCAGGTCCTCACCGACGCCCGTGACCTGGCCGCCTCCGACGTCGCGCACGACTACGACGACGACGGCCCGCACGTGGTCACCGGCCCGATCAGCGTCGACGGTGCCGAGCCCGGCGATCTGCTCCGCGTCGACGTGCTCGACCTGACGATCCGCGCTCCGTACGGCTTCGTCAGCAGCCGGCACGGCTACGGCGCGCTGCCCGGCGAGTTCCCGCTCACCCCGATCGACACCGGGGCGGACAGCGACCCCCGCGAGTACGGCAGCGTCTGCCACTTCACCGAGGTCGTCTCCAGCGGCGGCCGGCTGTACGGCGTCCTGCCGTTCGGCGAGGGCCGGGCCGCCCGGTTCCCGCTCGCGCCGTTCCTCGGCCTGATGGGCGTCGCCGTCGACACCGACGACATGGTGCACTCGGTGCCGCCCGGCGGGCACGGCGGCAATCTGGACATCAACGAACTACAGGTCGGCTCCCGACTCTACCTGCCGGTCCAGCTGCCCGATGCCGGCTTCTACGCCGGCGACCCGCACTACGCGCAGGGCGACGGCGAGGTGGCGTTGACCGCCCTCGAAGCACCGCTGCGGGCCACCGTACGGCTGACCGTGATCCCGGCGGCGCAGGCCGCGACGCTGGTCGGTGCCGGTGAGGCCCCGCTGGCCGAGACCGCGACCCACTGGATTCCGGTCGGGCTCGACGCCGACCTGAACGAGGCGATGCGCCGGGCGGTCCGGGCAGCGGTCGACTTCCTGGCCCGGACCCAGGGCATGCCCCGCGACACCGCCCTGGCGTACTTGAGCGCCGCCGCCGACTTCGAGGTCAGTCAGGTCGTCGACGCGGTCAAGGGCGTGCACTGCATGATCCGCAAGGCCGACTTCCCGACCCAGATCTGA
- a CDS encoding Dabb family protein, with amino-acid sequence MITHILAFAFRDDLEPGVAESVLAELDTFPQKYPAMRNWRSGVNVSTRDTTMTHGFVVEFATEQDLLDYLHSESHERFVRERWRPVVQRQVIVSLPTAGDA; translated from the coding sequence GTGATCACCCACATCCTCGCGTTCGCGTTCCGCGACGACCTGGAGCCCGGCGTCGCCGAGTCGGTCCTGGCCGAGCTGGACACCTTCCCGCAGAAGTATCCGGCGATGCGCAACTGGCGCAGCGGGGTCAACGTCAGCACCCGCGACACCACGATGACGCACGGCTTCGTCGTGGAGTTCGCCACCGAGCAGGACCTGCTCGACTACCTGCACAGCGAGTCGCACGAGCGGTTCGTCCGGGAACGCTGGCGTCCGGTCGTGCAACGCCAGGTCATCGTCAGCCTCCCCACCGCCGGGGACGCGTAA
- a CDS encoding aromatic-ring-hydroxylating dioxygenase subunit beta: protein MSSTTSGAVVSVGPREVTRAQVEDFLYREAQLLDEWRLDEWFTMFEEDGRMEVPTTDWAGWDATTAGFFVCDDYDLIRARVKRLKSRKAHAENPHSRTHRMVSNVILLEAGAETVWISANFLIHRYRDNGAYTYVGRYEHVLKVDDDGGLRFRVRRSIPVMESMDPGARLSFIL, encoded by the coding sequence ATGTCCTCGACGACCAGCGGAGCAGTGGTCAGCGTCGGCCCCCGCGAGGTGACCCGGGCGCAGGTGGAGGACTTCCTCTACCGGGAGGCGCAGCTGCTCGACGAGTGGCGACTCGACGAGTGGTTCACCATGTTCGAGGAAGACGGCCGGATGGAGGTGCCGACCACCGACTGGGCCGGCTGGGACGCCACCACCGCCGGGTTCTTCGTCTGCGACGACTACGACCTGATCCGGGCCCGGGTCAAGCGGCTCAAGAGCCGCAAGGCGCACGCCGAGAACCCGCACTCGCGTACCCACCGGATGGTTTCCAACGTGATCCTGCTGGAGGCCGGCGCGGAGACCGTGTGGATCAGCGCCAACTTCCTCATCCACCGCTACCGCGACAACGGCGCCTACACCTACGTGGGCCGCTACGAGCACGTGCTCAAGGTCGACGACGACGGCGGGTTGCGGTTCCGGGTCCGCCGCTCCATCCCGGTGATGGAGTCGATGGACCCCGGTGCCCGACTCAGCTTCATCCTCTAG
- a CDS encoding ribokinase translates to MTDIVVVGSLNVDVVVPLDRLPDPGQTVLSAADHSRAGGGKGANQAVAAARLGRSVAMVGAVGDDPEGEWLTGLLAAEGVDTSPVLRAPRPTGQAIVLVTADGDSTIAVSSGANMWLAPEHLRPYADLIGAAAAVLLQQEIDATVVDAAVAAAQGLVVVNPAPARPIDAATLARVDVLVPNRGELAALAGAAVPAGGGTDVTGEVAALAAMARALGTRGPVVVTLGADGALVVTADREQLVPAEQVDAVDATGAGDTFCAALADALLDGASIEVAAGWASRAAAVTVTRPGAMASAPRRPEVLAVG, encoded by the coding sequence ATGACCGACATCGTGGTGGTGGGCAGCCTCAACGTCGACGTGGTGGTGCCCCTCGACCGTCTGCCCGACCCCGGGCAGACGGTGCTCAGCGCCGCCGACCATTCCCGGGCCGGTGGCGGCAAGGGCGCCAACCAGGCGGTGGCCGCCGCCCGGTTGGGCCGTTCGGTGGCGATGGTCGGCGCGGTCGGTGACGACCCCGAGGGAGAGTGGCTGACCGGGCTGCTGGCCGCCGAAGGCGTCGACACCTCGCCGGTGCTGCGCGCGCCCCGCCCCACCGGGCAGGCGATCGTCCTGGTCACCGCCGACGGCGACAGCACCATCGCGGTCAGCTCCGGGGCCAACATGTGGCTCGCACCGGAGCATCTGCGGCCGTACGCCGACCTGATAGGTGCCGCTGCCGCCGTACTGCTGCAGCAGGAGATCGACGCGACGGTGGTGGACGCGGCGGTGGCCGCCGCCCAGGGCCTGGTCGTGGTGAATCCGGCACCGGCCCGACCGATCGACGCGGCGACCCTGGCCAGGGTCGACGTGCTGGTGCCCAACCGGGGCGAACTGGCGGCGCTGGCCGGTGCGGCCGTGCCGGCCGGCGGCGGGACCGACGTCACCGGCGAGGTCGCCGCGCTGGCCGCGATGGCCCGGGCGCTGGGCACCCGGGGGCCGGTGGTGGTGACCCTCGGCGCAGACGGCGCTCTGGTGGTGACCGCCGACCGGGAGCAGTTGGTGCCGGCCGAGCAGGTCGACGCGGTGGACGCCACCGGGGCGGGGGACACGTTCTGCGCGGCGTTGGCCGACGCGTTGCTCGACGGGGCGTCGATCGAGGTCGCGGCCGGCTGGGCGTCCCGGGCGGCGGCGGTGACGGTGACCCGGCCCGGCGCGATGGCCAGTGCCCCGCGCCGGCCCGAGGTGCTCGCCGTCGGCTAG
- a CDS encoding cupin domain-containing protein, whose translation MLNPLLYRTSVNWDDIPATQVRPGVRRKVYATDEVVLAWHELAVGMTLNPHTHDDFDQLVMILGGRCNYYVDGVPHDLGAGAMLLVPRGAEHYVEPTEGPCINLDVFAPPRADFLAHAWRPTAQG comes from the coding sequence GTGCTGAACCCGCTGCTCTACCGCACCTCGGTCAACTGGGACGACATCCCGGCCACGCAGGTGCGTCCCGGCGTGCGACGCAAGGTGTACGCCACCGACGAGGTGGTGCTCGCCTGGCACGAACTCGCCGTCGGCATGACGCTCAACCCGCACACGCACGACGACTTCGACCAACTGGTGATGATCCTCGGCGGCCGGTGCAACTACTACGTCGACGGGGTGCCGCACGACCTGGGCGCGGGTGCGATGCTGCTGGTGCCGCGCGGCGCCGAGCACTACGTCGAGCCGACCGAGGGTCCGTGTATCAACCTGGACGTGTTCGCCCCGCCGCGCGCCGATTTCCTGGCGCACGCCTGGCGTCCCACCGCGCAGGGCTGA
- a CDS encoding VOC family protein: MSTEATTRRRGPYGMEYARIEVPDLAASIEFLQYHVGLQLEQHDDEYAYLRADIEHHSIELIAAPQRTESWTTAIGFSVESDEVLDDLRERVVAAGHEVLELHERMKGLCQRGFAVRDPNGLIVELFTEFVEYAEPPLIELRPEDLVHPFLATDKYEESLDFYTNVLGFLPSDYVGDVTVFLRCEDRYHHSLALQRNKEFYVAHLCFKMKSFDHVMRGRARAQYKKVPIASDLVNHSASTSIAFYMHDPRHGPRYELCDRHRVFTPEEHATHRARRMAVDPRNIDVWRPAADDWGRF; the protein is encoded by the coding sequence ATGTCCACCGAGGCCACCACCCGCCGTCGCGGGCCCTACGGCATGGAGTACGCCCGGATCGAGGTGCCGGATCTGGCCGCCTCCATCGAGTTCCTGCAGTACCACGTCGGGCTGCAGTTGGAGCAGCACGACGACGAGTACGCGTACCTCCGCGCCGACATCGAGCATCACAGCATCGAGCTGATCGCCGCACCGCAGCGCACCGAGTCGTGGACCACCGCGATCGGGTTCAGCGTCGAATCCGACGAGGTCCTGGACGACCTGCGGGAGCGGGTGGTCGCCGCCGGCCACGAGGTGCTCGAACTGCACGAGCGGATGAAGGGCCTGTGCCAGCGCGGGTTCGCCGTACGGGATCCCAACGGGCTGATCGTGGAACTGTTCACCGAGTTCGTCGAGTACGCCGAACCGCCGCTGATCGAGCTGCGCCCTGAGGATCTGGTGCACCCGTTCCTCGCCACCGACAAATATGAAGAGTCGCTCGACTTCTACACCAACGTCCTCGGTTTCCTACCGAGTGACTACGTCGGTGACGTGACCGTGTTCCTGCGCTGCGAGGACCGCTACCACCACAGCCTGGCGTTGCAGCGCAACAAGGAGTTCTACGTCGCGCATCTGTGTTTCAAGATGAAGAGCTTCGATCACGTGATGCGGGGTCGGGCGCGGGCGCAGTACAAGAAGGTGCCGATTGCCTCCGACCTGGTCAACCATTCGGCGTCGACGTCGATCGCGTTCTACATGCACGATCCTAGGCACGGGCCGCGCTACGAGCTGTGTGACCGGCACCGGGTGTTCACGCCGGAGGAGCACGCGACGCACCGGGCCCGCCGGATGGCCGTCGACCCGCGCAACATCGACGTGTGGCGGCCGGCCGCCGACGACTGGGGTCGTTTCTGA
- a CDS encoding fumarylacetoacetate hydrolase family protein — MSAPAADARRNPDSVPAADARRTPDSAPNADAEAAAGPHLLATRRGLARVCGDGTAELLDLPYRDVAELLRAGAGLAPAAAAPARDRLPLDTITAELVAPLGSTRAVWGVGLNYHCKARVAGRAAPTEPVLYLKSASAGSGPDATVALPDSVSAQPDYEGEIALVIGARMHRTPAEQAWSHVAAITAANDLTARDVMAASANPTLAKSFPGYGALGASVLDIAAVADRDAIPVRTTVNGEVRQDATSADLIFPVPQLLAWITRYVILEPGDVVLTGTPAGTGQDRGCFLRPGDLVEVSVGGVLPLRTRFRAESSADQPDGRSHAVPPSAPSHRKSADR, encoded by the coding sequence GTGAGCGCCCCGGCCGCCGACGCCCGGCGCAACCCTGACAGCGTCCCGGCCGCCGACGCCCGGCGCACCCCCGACAGCGCCCCGAACGCCGACGCCGAGGCGGCGGCCGGGCCTCATCTGCTCGCCACCCGGCGCGGCCTGGCCCGGGTCTGCGGCGACGGCACCGCCGAACTGCTCGACCTGCCGTACCGGGACGTGGCCGAGCTGCTGCGGGCCGGTGCCGGGCTCGCTCCGGCCGCCGCCGCGCCGGCCCGCGACCGGCTGCCGCTGGACACCATCACCGCCGAGCTGGTCGCCCCGCTGGGCAGCACCCGGGCGGTCTGGGGAGTCGGCCTCAACTACCACTGCAAGGCCCGGGTCGCCGGCCGGGCCGCCCCCACCGAACCGGTGCTCTACCTCAAGTCGGCCAGCGCCGGCTCCGGCCCGGACGCCACCGTCGCGCTGCCCGACTCGGTCAGCGCCCAACCCGACTACGAGGGCGAGATCGCCCTGGTCATCGGGGCACGGATGCACCGTACGCCGGCCGAACAGGCCTGGTCGCACGTTGCCGCGATCACCGCCGCCAACGACCTGACCGCCCGGGACGTGATGGCCGCCTCGGCCAACCCGACGCTGGCCAAGAGCTTCCCCGGGTACGGCGCGCTCGGTGCCTCGGTGCTCGACATCGCCGCCGTCGCCGACCGCGACGCCATCCCGGTACGGACCACGGTCAACGGCGAGGTACGCCAGGACGCCACCAGCGCCGACCTGATCTTCCCGGTGCCGCAGCTGCTCGCCTGGATCACCCGGTACGTGATCCTGGAACCGGGCGACGTGGTGCTCACCGGCACCCCGGCCGGCACCGGCCAGGACCGGGGCTGCTTCCTGCGCCCGGGTGACCTGGTCGAGGTCTCGGTCGGCGGGGTGCTGCCCCTGCGTACCCGGTTCCGCGCCGAATCGTCCGCCGACCAGCCCGACGGGAGATCCCACGCGGTGCCGCCGTCCGCTCCTTCGCACAGAAAGTCCGCTGACCGATGA
- a CDS encoding aldolase/citrate lyase family protein, producing the protein MGTGTGVHTGRAALRERLRRGRRVVGTFCKLPGTDAIELAAQAGLDFVVVDLEHSGLDERTAAGQLRHAALLGLPALVRLAAVDTAQVNRLLEAGAAGVQLSTVRGRAQVAALHAAVRYAPAGRRSISLAHPAAGYGATGLDAYLAAEAADPPLLVAQIETADTDDPLSDLLTGAHGAPGVDVAFAGTTDLAVSLGLATTDDPAPLLRRVGEITDAARAAGVTLGGWVPGRADDTLRRYGLTSATYLVAGSDLQLLGAGLRQLATDS; encoded by the coding sequence ATGGGTACCGGCACCGGGGTGCACACCGGCCGGGCCGCGCTGCGCGAGCGGCTGCGGCGCGGCCGGCGGGTGGTGGGCACGTTCTGCAAGCTGCCCGGCACCGACGCGATCGAGCTGGCAGCCCAGGCCGGTCTCGACTTCGTCGTGGTCGACCTGGAGCATTCCGGGTTGGACGAGCGGACCGCCGCCGGGCAGCTGCGGCACGCCGCGCTGCTCGGCCTGCCGGCCCTGGTACGGCTGGCTGCCGTCGATACGGCGCAGGTCAACCGGCTGCTGGAGGCCGGCGCGGCCGGGGTGCAGCTGTCCACCGTACGCGGTCGGGCGCAGGTCGCCGCGCTGCACGCCGCCGTCCGGTATGCCCCCGCCGGTCGGCGCAGCATCAGCCTGGCCCACCCGGCCGCCGGGTACGGGGCCACCGGCCTGGACGCCTACCTGGCCGCCGAAGCCGCCGACCCGCCGCTGCTGGTCGCCCAGATCGAGACCGCCGACACCGACGACCCGCTGTCCGACCTGCTGACCGGCGCCCACGGCGCGCCCGGCGTCGACGTGGCCTTCGCCGGCACCACCGACCTGGCGGTCAGCCTCGGCCTGGCCACCACCGACGACCCGGCACCGCTGCTGCGCCGGGTCGGTGAGATCACCGACGCCGCCCGCGCCGCCGGTGTCACCCTGGGCGGGTGGGTGCCGGGCCGCGCCGACGACACCCTGCGGCGGTACGGGCTGACCAGCGCCACCTACCTGGTCGCCGGCTCCGACCTGCAACTGCTCGGTGCCGGACTGCGCCAACTCGCCACCGACAGCTGA
- the fdxA gene encoding ferredoxin, whose product MTYVVTDECVDVQDRSCVEECPVDCIYEGDRMMYINPDECVDCGRCEPVCPVTSIFHLDDLPADQAHFGPINAEFFTEIGTPGGARKIGRVGHDHPAVGGSAG is encoded by the coding sequence ATGACCTACGTGGTCACCGACGAATGTGTGGACGTGCAGGACCGCTCGTGCGTCGAGGAATGCCCCGTGGACTGCATCTACGAGGGCGACCGGATGATGTACATCAACCCGGACGAGTGCGTCGACTGCGGCCGCTGCGAACCGGTCTGCCCGGTCACCTCGATCTTCCACCTGGACGACCTGCCCGCCGACCAGGCCCACTTCGGCCCGATCAACGCCGAGTTCTTCACTGAGATCGGCACCCCCGGCGGGGCTCGCAAGATCGGCCGGGTCGGCCACGACCACCCGGCCGTCGGCGGGAGCGCCGGCTGA
- a CDS encoding aromatic ring-hydroxylating dioxygenase subunit alpha — translation MTQQTPVRPLGGADGGALIDEDWEAMRFRVHRSAYRDPVVFRDEIARIWGHTWLYLGHETEIPTAGDFKTRTLGGRPLIFCRDSAGEVKVFLNACTHRGTILCRHNEGNTKFFQCFYHAWAFSNSGDLAALPGDESYPDDPGFRESMRLREVPRLQIHEGFVFIAFDPDVPDLLTHLGPAAHYMSLTAKIGPHGMQTLPGVQLYSVKGNWKLAVENAMDGYHFAPTHNTFVGYLRETGFAVTDDDQYAYDLGGGHGLLVLTGHNGRIGMVWEPRFGDEEKARTVAKRNEMIARLGPDLAAEISDASRILFVFPNLLLFDLEALTIRQLEPVAPDRTDVRAWQFVETGEPESVRALRIKTMVSFVGPGGLATPDDIEAYEAVQRGIVATADSADPAHDWSDMSRGMANEKQGNQGRSIDEGAMRSFWRHWADRLGVATAVAGDPPADPGAPGPSTVFATGSAPAGESAATSGKE, via the coding sequence ATGACGCAGCAGACGCCGGTGCGACCGCTCGGCGGAGCCGACGGTGGCGCGCTGATCGACGAGGACTGGGAGGCGATGCGCTTCCGGGTGCACCGCTCGGCGTACCGCGATCCGGTCGTCTTCCGCGACGAGATCGCCCGCATCTGGGGACACACCTGGCTCTACCTCGGCCACGAGACCGAGATCCCCACGGCCGGCGACTTCAAGACCCGTACCCTCGGTGGTCGGCCGTTGATCTTCTGCCGCGACTCCGCCGGCGAGGTCAAGGTGTTCCTCAACGCCTGCACCCACCGCGGCACCATCCTGTGCCGGCACAACGAGGGCAACACCAAGTTCTTCCAGTGCTTCTACCACGCCTGGGCGTTCAGCAACTCCGGTGACCTGGCCGCGCTGCCCGGCGACGAGAGCTACCCCGACGACCCCGGCTTCCGTGAGTCGATGCGGCTGCGTGAGGTGCCCCGGCTGCAGATCCACGAGGGCTTCGTCTTCATCGCCTTCGACCCCGACGTGCCGGATCTGCTCACCCACCTCGGCCCGGCCGCCCACTACATGTCGCTCACCGCCAAGATCGGCCCGCATGGCATGCAGACCCTGCCCGGCGTGCAGCTCTACAGCGTCAAGGGAAACTGGAAGCTCGCCGTCGAGAACGCCATGGACGGCTACCACTTCGCACCCACCCACAACACCTTCGTCGGCTACCTGCGGGAGACCGGCTTCGCCGTCACCGACGACGACCAGTACGCCTACGACCTCGGTGGCGGCCACGGGCTGCTCGTGCTCACCGGACACAACGGCCGGATCGGCATGGTTTGGGAGCCGCGCTTCGGCGACGAGGAAAAGGCCCGTACGGTCGCCAAGCGCAACGAGATGATCGCCCGCCTCGGACCGGACCTCGCCGCCGAGATCTCCGACGCCAGCCGGATCCTCTTCGTCTTCCCCAACCTGCTGCTGTTCGACCTGGAAGCGCTGACCATCCGCCAGCTCGAACCGGTCGCCCCGGACCGCACCGACGTGCGGGCCTGGCAGTTCGTCGAGACCGGCGAGCCGGAGTCGGTGCGCGCGCTGCGGATCAAGACCATGGTCAGCTTCGTCGGACCGGGCGGCCTGGCCACCCCCGACGACATCGAGGCGTACGAGGCGGTGCAGCGCGGCATCGTCGCCACCGCCGACTCGGCCGACCCGGCCCACGACTGGTCCGACATGTCCCGTGGCATGGCCAACGAGAAGCAGGGCAACCAGGGCCGTTCGATCGACGAAGGCGCGATGCGCAGCTTCTGGCGGCACTGGGCCGACCGCCTCGGCGTGGCGACCGCCGTCGCCGGTGACCCACCGGCCGACCCCGGGGCCCCCGGCCCGTCCACCGTCTTCGCCACCGGATCCGCGCCGGCTGGCGAATCCGCCGCCACCAGCGGGAAGGAGTGA
- a CDS encoding MFS transporter, producing MRRGLTFLFAVAAGAAVANLYWAQPLLDLIAADLDVTTATAGLLVTATQIGYAVGILFLVPLGDLLDRRKLVPVLMLCAAGALMLCALAPSFGVLLVAISVLGVATVSGQLLTPLASDLADDARRGSAVGTVVAGILTGILASRTISGLVADVAGWRAIFLLAAVVAVGFAVVMYRAIPSLAPKTRLAYPALIASVAVVVARDRSVRWTLVLSATGFAAFTMFWTALTFLLSGPPFDYPVSVIGLFGLAGLAGAVAAQRSGRLHDLGWSLPATGAAWVLVLASFITAFFAGRSVLLVIVVVIVLDAALQANGILNQLRVLAVSYEARSRLNTAYMTANFLGGAAGSAAAAILWSAGGWPAVSLAGVGLSCFALTLWVVGRRHALVAVDPLAR from the coding sequence GTGCGCCGGGGGCTGACGTTCCTGTTCGCGGTGGCCGCCGGTGCCGCCGTCGCCAACCTCTACTGGGCGCAGCCGCTGCTCGACCTCATCGCCGCCGACCTCGACGTCACCACCGCGACCGCCGGTCTACTGGTCACCGCCACCCAGATCGGCTACGCGGTCGGGATCCTCTTCCTGGTGCCGCTGGGCGACCTTCTCGACCGGCGCAAGCTGGTACCGGTGCTGATGCTCTGCGCGGCGGGCGCGCTGATGCTGTGCGCGCTCGCGCCGTCGTTCGGTGTACTGCTCGTGGCGATCAGCGTGCTCGGGGTGGCGACCGTCTCGGGGCAGTTGCTCACCCCGCTCGCCAGCGATCTCGCCGACGACGCCCGGCGCGGCAGCGCGGTCGGTACGGTCGTCGCCGGGATCCTGACCGGCATCCTGGCCTCGCGGACCATCAGCGGGCTGGTCGCCGACGTCGCGGGCTGGCGGGCGATCTTCCTGTTGGCGGCGGTGGTGGCGGTCGGCTTCGCCGTGGTGATGTACCGGGCGATCCCGTCGCTGGCGCCGAAGACCCGGCTGGCGTACCCGGCGCTGATCGCGTCCGTCGCCGTGGTGGTCGCCCGCGACCGCTCGGTCCGGTGGACGTTGGTGCTGTCCGCCACCGGCTTCGCCGCGTTCACCATGTTCTGGACGGCGTTGACGTTCCTGCTCAGTGGTCCGCCGTTCGACTATCCGGTGTCGGTGATCGGGCTGTTCGGCCTCGCCGGGCTGGCCGGCGCGGTCGCCGCGCAGCGCAGCGGCCGGCTGCACGACCTGGGCTGGTCGCTGCCGGCGACCGGCGCGGCCTGGGTCCTGGTGCTGGCCTCGTTCATCACGGCGTTCTTCGCCGGGCGCAGCGTCCTGCTGGTGATCGTCGTGGTGATCGTGCTCGACGCGGCGTTGCAGGCGAACGGGATTCTCAACCAGTTGCGGGTGCTGGCCGTCTCGTATGAGGCACGCAGTCGGCTCAACACGGCGTACATGACGGCGAACTTCCTCGGTGGCGCCGCCGGCTCGGCCGCTGCCGCGATCCTCTGGTCGGCGGGCGGCTGGCCGGCGGTGTCGCTGGCCGGGGTGGGGCTGAGTTGCTTCGCCCTGACCCTGTGGGTGGTGGGCCGGCGGCACGCGCTCGTTGCGGTCGACCCACTGGCACGATAG
- a CDS encoding NAD(P)/FAD-dependent oxidoreductase translates to MTVEHDVDLAIVGAGPTGLYAAYYAGFRGMTVAIVDSLPEPGGQIAALYPEKDIFDIAGLPAIKGQQLVDALLTQAATAKPAFVLGESAVELTNADDHVRIGTDAGSQVRAKAALLTAGIGTFTPRELPVGSDYLGRGLRYFVPRLEELAGQDVVVVGGGDSAVDWALALEPYATSVTLVHRRPQFRAHERSVEQLHASTVRIVTPYEVSGIAGDPQLTSVTISEVRGDGREELPAQAVVAALGFIADLGPMQQWGLEMTNRHIAVDRSMRTNLPRVFAAGDVTDYPGKVRLISVGFGEAAAAVNNLAPLVDPALSTVPGHSSDAA, encoded by the coding sequence ATGACCGTCGAGCACGACGTCGACCTCGCCATCGTCGGCGCCGGCCCGACCGGGCTCTACGCCGCCTACTACGCCGGCTTCCGAGGCATGACCGTAGCGATCGTCGACTCCCTGCCCGAACCCGGTGGGCAGATCGCCGCCCTCTACCCGGAGAAAGACATCTTCGACATCGCCGGCCTGCCGGCGATCAAAGGACAGCAGCTCGTCGACGCCCTGCTCACCCAGGCCGCCACCGCCAAACCCGCCTTCGTGCTGGGCGAGAGCGCCGTGGAGCTGACCAACGCCGACGACCACGTCCGGATCGGCACCGATGCCGGCAGCCAGGTCCGCGCCAAAGCGGCCCTGCTGACCGCCGGCATCGGCACGTTCACCCCCCGCGAGCTGCCGGTCGGCTCCGACTACCTCGGTCGCGGACTGCGCTACTTCGTGCCCCGGCTGGAGGAACTAGCCGGCCAGGACGTCGTGGTCGTCGGCGGCGGCGACTCCGCCGTCGACTGGGCGCTGGCCTTGGAGCCGTACGCCACCAGCGTCACCCTGGTGCACCGCCGGCCGCAGTTCCGCGCCCACGAACGCAGCGTCGAGCAACTGCACGCCTCGACCGTGCGAATCGTCACCCCGTACGAGGTCAGTGGCATCGCCGGCGACCCGCAGCTGACCTCGGTCACCATCAGTGAGGTACGCGGTGACGGGCGCGAGGAACTGCCCGCTCAGGCGGTGGTCGCCGCCCTCGGCTTCATCGCCGACCTCGGCCCGATGCAACAGTGGGGGCTGGAGATGACCAACCGGCACATCGCCGTCGACCGGTCGATGCGGACCAACCTGCCCCGGGTCTTCGCCGCCGGCGACGTCACCGACTACCCCGGCAAGGTACGGCTGATCTCGGTCGGCTTCGGCGAGGCCGCCGCCGCCGTGAACAACCTGGCGCCACTTGTCGACCCGGCGTTGAGCACCGTTCCCGGCCACTCCTCGGACGCCGCGTGA